A genomic window from Balaenoptera acutorostrata chromosome 20, mBalAcu1.1, whole genome shotgun sequence includes:
- the ADAP2 gene encoding arf-GAP with dual PH domain-containing protein 2 isoform X1, which translates to MGDRERNKKRLLELLQAAGTGNAHCADCGAADPDWASYKLGIFICLNCSGVHRNFPDISKVKSVRLDFWDDNIVEFMTHNGNLRVKAKYEARVPAFYYIPKASDCMVLKEQWIRAKYERQEFTAEGKTISPPGNREGFLWKRGRDNAQFLRRRFVLLAREGLLKYYTKEEGKGPKAVISIKDLNATFQTEKIGNPHGLQITYRREGHVRNLFVYHESGKEIVDWFNALRAARLQYLKMAFPELPEPELVPLITRNYLKQGFMEKTGPKQREPFRKRWFALDPQERRLLYYKNPLDAFEQGQVFLGSDEQGYQVYEDLPKGIRGNRWKAGITIVTPQRRFIFTCPSEKEQREWMESFRDVLSRPLTPLNLLNTVIPQYPHGMSSRTPVGNKILGC; encoded by the exons ATGGGCGACCGCGAGCGCAACAAGAAGCGGCTGCTGGAGCTGCTGCAGGCGGCGGGCACTGGCAACGCGCACTGCGCCGACTGCGGGGCGGCGG ATCCCGACTGGGCCTCTTACAAGCTGGGCATCTTCATCTGTCTGAACTGCTCCGGAGTCCACCGCAACTTCCCAGACATCAGCAAAGTGAAATCTGTGAGACTTGACTTCTGGGACGACAATATTGTGGAG TTTATGACCCACAACGGAAACCTCCGAGTGAAGGCCAAGTATGAAGCCAGAGTCCCTGCTTTCTACTATATCCCCAAGGCCAGCGACTGCAT GGTCTTAAAGGAACAATGGATTCGAGCAAAGTATGAGAGACAGGAGTTTACGGCTGAGGGGAAAACAATCTCACCCCCAG GTAACCGAGAAGGGTTCCTATGGAAGCGAGGAAGGGACAACGCACAGTTCCTGAGAAGGAGGTTTGTCCTCCTGGCAAGAGAAGGCCTCCTGAAGTACTACACTAAAGAAGAA GGTAAAGGGCCCAAAGCTGTCATCAGCATCAAGGACTTGAATGCCACCTTCCAGACAGAGAAGATAGGGAACCCCCATGGGCTGCAGATCACCTACCGAAGAGAGGGCCACGTCAGGAACCTGTTTGTGTATCATGAGAGTGGGAAG GAGATAGTGGACTGGTTCAATGCCCTCCGTGCAGCCCGTCTCCAATACCTAAAAATGGCCTTTCCTGAGCTCCCGGAGCCTGAG CTCGTGCCCCTCATCACCAGGAACTACCTCAAGCAAGGCTTCATGGAAAAGACTGGTCCAAAG CAGAGAGAGCCTTTCAGGAAAAGGTGGTTTGCCCTGGATCCCCAGGAGCGGAGGCTGCTCTATTACAAGAACCCGCTG GACGCCTTTGAGCAGGGCCAGGTATTTCTCGGGAGCGATGAGCAGGGGTACCAGGTGTATGAAGACCTGCCTAAGGGCATCCGAGGGAATCGCTGGAAAGCCGGCATCACCATCGTCACCCCGCAGCGGAGGTTCATCTTCACCTGCCCCAGCGAGAAGGAGCAGCGCGAATGGATGGAGAGTTTTCGGGATGTCCTCTCCCGCCCCTTGACTCCCCTCAACCTCCTCA
- the TEFM gene encoding transcription elongation factor, mitochondrial, with amino-acid sequence MNILSLLLAGGRWRCFPVPLGSSLFQSLHNSCYRKKSTAPKKIIPHVDFSDENAKESGKALDKLFSSEQQASILHVLNTASNKELEAFTLLRGKKSLSIVDHREKFGPFQNLESLMNVPLFQYKTTIQVCNSILNPETGGKKRKLQENRLLRKLIKPEIGRERLKAINSIVSIVSGTRRIAWAHLDRQLAVLDWQQTEYCRLMKGTYLSSAYLEEISSVVSKMPKADFYVLEKTGPSFQNSSLFPILLHFHIMEAMLYALLNTTFTRDGRHQVLSMNRNAVGKHFELMIGDTRTSGKEVVKQLLSESVLKEEPRVFFPPDKIVRYRQMFSSTEQYRVEELYDSLLQAIAFYELAVFNTES; translated from the exons ATGAACATCCTTAGTCTCCTCTTGGCGGGAG GGAGGTGGAGATGTTTTCCAGTTCCATTAGGGTCCTCCTTATTCCAGTCCCTACATAATTCCTGCTATCGGAAAAAATCCACTGCACCAAAGAAAATTATTCCCCATGTTGATTTTTCTGATGAAAACGCAAAGGAGTCTGGAAAGGCACTTGACAAGCTCTTCTCTTCAGAACAGCAGGCTTCTATCTTGCATGTGTTGAATACAGCGTCTAATAAAGAACTTGAAGCTTTCACATTGCTCCGTGGAAAAAAGTCCCTCAGCATTGTAGACCACAGAGAAAAGTTCGGGCCATTTCAGAATTTGGAGAGTTTAATGAATGTGCCCTTGTTCCAGTATAAAACCACCATTCAAGTTTGTAACTCCATTCTTAATCCAGagactggagggaaaaaaaggaagttacAGGAAAATCGTCTCTTGAGAAAGCTCATCAAACCAGAAATAGGAAGAGAGAGACTTAAG GCAATTAATAGTATTGTATCCATTGTTTCTGGTACTCGAAGAATTGCCTGGGCTCACCTTGATCGTCAATTGGCAGTGCTGGACTGGCAGCAAACTGAATATTGCCGATTGATGAAAGGAACGTACCTATCATCTGCCTACTTAGAAGAG ATTTCTTCAGTTGTTTCAAAGATGCCTAAAGCCGACTTCTATGTTCTGGAGAAAACAGGACCTTCATTTCAGAACTCATCTCTGTTTCCTATACTATTACATTTCCACATCATGGAAGCCATGCTATATGCCTTGCTGAATACAACTTTTACCCGGGATGGCCGCCATCAGGTGCTGAGCATGAATCGAAACGCAGTGGGGAAGCACTTTGAACTGATGATTGGTGACACACGGACTAGTGGAAAAGAGGTAGTGAAGCAGCTCCTCTCAGAGTCTGTACTGAAAGAAGAGCCTCGGGTATTCTTCCCACCAGATAAGATAGTCCGCTACAGACAGATGTTTTCATCTACTGAACAATACAGGGTAGAAGAGTTATATGATTCATTATTACAAGCTATTGCCTTCTATGAACTGGCAGTTTTTAATACTGAATCTTAA
- the ADAP2 gene encoding arf-GAP with dual PH domain-containing protein 2 isoform X2, which translates to MGDRERNKKRLLELLQAAGTGNAHCADCGAADPDWASYKLGIFICLNCSGVHRNFPDISKVKSVRLDFWDDNIVEFMTHNGNLRVKAKYEARVPAFYYIPKASDCMVLKEQWIRAKYERQEFTAEGKTISPPGNREGFLWKRGRDNAQFLRRRFVLLAREGLLKYYTKEEGKGPKAVISIKDLNATFQTEKIGNPHGLQITYRREGHVRNLFVYHESGKEIVDWFNALRAARLQYLKMAFPELPEPELVPLITRNYLKQGFMEKTGPKQREPFRKRWFALDPQERRLLYYKNPLDAFEQGQVFLGSDEQGYQVYEDLPKGIRGNRWKAGITIVTPQRRFIFTCPSEKEQREWMESFRDVLSRPLTPLNLLTASTESGYSSR; encoded by the exons ATGGGCGACCGCGAGCGCAACAAGAAGCGGCTGCTGGAGCTGCTGCAGGCGGCGGGCACTGGCAACGCGCACTGCGCCGACTGCGGGGCGGCGG ATCCCGACTGGGCCTCTTACAAGCTGGGCATCTTCATCTGTCTGAACTGCTCCGGAGTCCACCGCAACTTCCCAGACATCAGCAAAGTGAAATCTGTGAGACTTGACTTCTGGGACGACAATATTGTGGAG TTTATGACCCACAACGGAAACCTCCGAGTGAAGGCCAAGTATGAAGCCAGAGTCCCTGCTTTCTACTATATCCCCAAGGCCAGCGACTGCAT GGTCTTAAAGGAACAATGGATTCGAGCAAAGTATGAGAGACAGGAGTTTACGGCTGAGGGGAAAACAATCTCACCCCCAG GTAACCGAGAAGGGTTCCTATGGAAGCGAGGAAGGGACAACGCACAGTTCCTGAGAAGGAGGTTTGTCCTCCTGGCAAGAGAAGGCCTCCTGAAGTACTACACTAAAGAAGAA GGTAAAGGGCCCAAAGCTGTCATCAGCATCAAGGACTTGAATGCCACCTTCCAGACAGAGAAGATAGGGAACCCCCATGGGCTGCAGATCACCTACCGAAGAGAGGGCCACGTCAGGAACCTGTTTGTGTATCATGAGAGTGGGAAG GAGATAGTGGACTGGTTCAATGCCCTCCGTGCAGCCCGTCTCCAATACCTAAAAATGGCCTTTCCTGAGCTCCCGGAGCCTGAG CTCGTGCCCCTCATCACCAGGAACTACCTCAAGCAAGGCTTCATGGAAAAGACTGGTCCAAAG CAGAGAGAGCCTTTCAGGAAAAGGTGGTTTGCCCTGGATCCCCAGGAGCGGAGGCTGCTCTATTACAAGAACCCGCTG GACGCCTTTGAGCAGGGCCAGGTATTTCTCGGGAGCGATGAGCAGGGGTACCAGGTGTATGAAGACCTGCCTAAGGGCATCCGAGGGAATCGCTGGAAAGCCGGCATCACCATCGTCACCCCGCAGCGGAGGTTCATCTTCACCTGCCCCAGCGAGAAGGAGCAGCGCGAATGGATGGAGAGTTTTCGGGATGTCCTCTCCCGCCCCTTGACTCCCCTCAACCTCCTCA CTGCATCAACAGAGAGTGGCTACAGCAGCAGGTGA